From Enterococcus wangshanyuanii, the proteins below share one genomic window:
- the mreD gene encoding rod shape-determining protein MreD has protein sequence MIKKENVKYYAPVVFFLLMLIDGQLTHGVENLMDNIYFPSAHILLLAFLMAVPNLSKRYLLITSLVLGLVCDSYYLGIIGIYTVALAATVMMMFRFQRVVHTNLLTAFFGMIIFVTAYELIAVGLQVIFSISKVAPILFVTKVLGPTLIFNMLLFVLLSYPLKRLFANE, from the coding sequence ATGATCAAAAAAGAAAATGTGAAATACTACGCGCCTGTAGTTTTCTTTTTACTGATGCTGATCGATGGACAGTTGACGCATGGCGTTGAAAATTTGATGGATAACATTTATTTTCCTAGTGCTCATATTTTATTATTGGCTTTTCTAATGGCCGTACCGAATTTGTCTAAACGTTATTTATTGATCACTTCGTTGGTTTTGGGCTTGGTTTGTGATAGCTATTACTTGGGTATCATCGGAATTTATACAGTGGCCTTAGCTGCGACAGTCATGATGATGTTCCGTTTTCAACGTGTGGTACATACAAATTTATTGACTGCATTTTTTGGGATGATCATTTTTGTGACAGCGTATGAATTAATAGCAGTTGGTCTGCAGGTTATTTTTTCAATATCAAAAGTAGCACCGATTTTATTTGTCACAAAAGTCTTAGGGCCAACATTGATTTTTAACATGCTGCTATTTGTTTTACTTTCATATCCATTAAAACGACTATTTGCTAATGAATAG
- the mreC gene encoding rod shape-determining protein MreC — translation MKKFNPNKNIIITLIVVIIVVTIISLTAANRANKGKTNLGQSAVNDSVGFIDKIVSFPAKAIGGGISSISTLFNTYDENERLKERIDSYGELSIQNDNLKKENEALKKELALNETLGNYERVTATVVTRTPDMWQDILIVDRGSKDGIEPNMAVLSQKGLIGRVIEVSASTSKIELLTSKNQNSNHFPVQINSANGDSYGLLKTYDDKENTLIVSQIVGDLDIKEGDVVQTSGLGQNSPANLPVGVVEKVKPDSYGLDREVYVKPYAEMYNMPVVTIIKRLAGAGE, via the coding sequence GTGAAAAAGTTTAATCCAAATAAAAATATAATCATTACGTTGATTGTCGTGATCATCGTAGTAACGATCATCAGTTTGACCGCTGCCAATCGAGCGAATAAAGGGAAAACAAATTTAGGTCAATCTGCTGTGAATGATAGCGTAGGATTTATTGACAAAATAGTCTCTTTCCCAGCTAAAGCAATCGGTGGCGGTATTTCATCAATCAGTACTCTTTTCAATACATATGATGAGAACGAACGCTTGAAAGAAAGAATCGATAGCTATGGTGAATTGTCGATTCAAAATGATAATTTGAAAAAAGAAAATGAAGCGTTGAAAAAAGAACTTGCGCTAAACGAAACATTAGGGAACTATGAAAGAGTAACTGCTACAGTTGTCACACGGACCCCTGATATGTGGCAGGATATTTTGATCGTTGATCGAGGGTCAAAAGACGGAATCGAACCAAATATGGCTGTATTATCTCAAAAAGGATTGATCGGCCGTGTCATCGAAGTTAGTGCTTCTACTTCAAAAATAGAGTTATTGACGTCCAAAAATCAGAACTCAAATCATTTTCCTGTTCAGATCAATTCAGCAAACGGCGACTCATATGGTCTTTTGAAAACGTACGATGATAAAGAAAACACCTTGATCGTGAGTCAGATTGTAGGAGACTTGGATATCAAAGAAGGAGATGTTGTCCAAACATCAGGGTTAGGTCAAAATTCTCCAGCTAATCTACCAGTCGGTGTCGTCGAAAAAGTGAAGCCGGATAGTTATGGCTTAGATCGAGAAGTTTATGTAAAACCTTATGCTGAAATGTATAATATGCCTGTGGTTACGATCATTAAGAGATTAGCAGGAGCGGGGGAGTAA
- a CDS encoding M3 family oligoendopeptidase — MTYSMIWDLDSIFPGGSQSAQLEQRMLDLKKQSNDYHQLINRWEPDKDTNYQEMEQILSLQGIISNGFGQCNSFINALLSADTSDKKAKTLSGDLYALLPAIQLAETIFTKKLTEISDDVWTTLLTSSEFEAIAFRLNEIRRDGKKLLSEQEEHIINTLSLDGLNAWSSHYDTIVASIAIPFKDTVLSAGQAFNRMMSDPDKAVREELFTAWEKAWKEKAPLLADTLNHLDGFRLNQYKLHNVTDFLEEPLNYNRMQKETLDVMWATIQKNKQPFIDYLTRKAQLFGKEKMDWQDQDAPIILGDSKEKSFSFDEAAEFILENFEKFSPKMAQFSKTAFEKSWIEAEDRPGKRPGGYCTELPETEESRIFMTFGNSINEVATLAHELGHAFHSSVMWDLPTLDREYAMNVAETASTFAELIVADATLKEAETTEEKINLLDTKMQNAIAMFMNIHARFIFETNFYAARKEGLLSEDEITELMLEAQKQSYQNSLGTYHPHFWASKLHFFIDDVPFYNFPYTFGYLFSMGIYAYANQQGSDFEDQYIALLRDTASMTSEDLAKKHLGVDLTKPDFWQAGIDQVIKDVNEFMALTEPYVNK, encoded by the coding sequence ATGACATATTCAATGATTTGGGATTTAGATAGTATTTTTCCAGGCGGCAGCCAATCGGCTCAATTAGAACAACGGATGCTTGACTTGAAGAAACAAAGCAATGATTACCATCAATTAATCAACCGTTGGGAACCAGATAAGGATACAAACTATCAAGAAATGGAGCAAATTTTATCATTACAAGGCATTATCTCAAATGGCTTTGGACAATGCAATAGTTTTATCAATGCATTACTATCAGCCGATACTTCAGATAAAAAAGCAAAAACACTTTCAGGTGATCTTTATGCCTTATTGCCAGCAATCCAATTAGCTGAAACGATCTTCACGAAAAAATTAACAGAAATTTCAGATGATGTTTGGACTACACTTCTTACTTCTTCTGAATTTGAAGCAATTGCCTTTCGCTTAAATGAAATTCGTCGAGATGGAAAAAAACTACTTTCTGAACAAGAAGAACACATCATCAATACTTTGTCACTCGATGGACTTAACGCTTGGAGCAGCCATTATGATACGATCGTTGCAAGTATTGCTATCCCATTTAAAGACACAGTTCTTTCAGCTGGACAAGCGTTTAATCGAATGATGAGTGATCCTGACAAAGCAGTTCGAGAAGAACTATTCACTGCATGGGAAAAAGCTTGGAAAGAAAAAGCCCCTTTACTAGCCGATACCTTGAATCATTTGGACGGTTTTCGTTTGAATCAATACAAGTTACACAATGTAACTGATTTTCTTGAAGAACCGCTAAATTACAATCGAATGCAAAAAGAAACATTGGACGTTATGTGGGCAACGATCCAGAAAAATAAACAACCGTTCATTGACTATTTAACACGTAAAGCTCAACTATTCGGCAAAGAAAAAATGGATTGGCAAGATCAAGATGCACCGATTATTTTAGGCGACTCTAAAGAAAAATCATTCAGTTTTGACGAAGCTGCTGAATTTATTTTAGAAAACTTTGAAAAATTCAGCCCGAAAATGGCTCAATTTTCTAAAACTGCATTTGAGAAAAGCTGGATCGAAGCAGAAGACCGTCCTGGTAAACGCCCTGGTGGTTATTGTACTGAGCTACCCGAAACGGAAGAATCCAGAATTTTTATGACTTTCGGTAATTCGATCAACGAAGTTGCTACCTTAGCTCATGAATTAGGTCATGCTTTTCATAGTAGTGTCATGTGGGATCTTCCTACACTTGATCGAGAATACGCAATGAATGTAGCTGAAACTGCAAGTACCTTTGCTGAATTGATCGTAGCAGATGCGACACTAAAAGAAGCGGAAACAACAGAAGAAAAAATTAATTTACTAGATACAAAAATGCAAAATGCCATTGCAATGTTCATGAACATCCATGCTCGTTTTATCTTTGAAACGAACTTCTACGCAGCACGAAAAGAAGGATTGCTAAGTGAAGATGAAATCACAGAACTAATGCTTGAAGCACAAAAACAAAGCTATCAAAATAGTCTTGGTACTTACCATCCACATTTTTGGGCAAGTAAATTGCACTTCTTTATCGATGATGTCCCTTTTTATAATTTCCCATATACTTTTGGTTACTTATTCAGTATGGGTATTTATGCTTATGCGAATCAACAAGGCAGTGACTTTGAAGATCAATACATTGCATTACTGCGTGATACTGCATCGATGACATCAGAAGACTTAGCTAAGAAACATCTTGGGGTTGATTTAACTAAGCCTGATTTCTGGCAAGCAGGAATCGATCAAGTCATCAAGGATGTAAATGAGTTTATGGCATTAACTGAACCCTACGTCAATAAATAG
- a CDS encoding helix-turn-helix domain-containing protein: MIKNNLGLMLFDKEARTKIQLISQFDRTKQWWTMEELIEETGMTKRTIEKYLLLIQEELTKFDPTGQSQLVYDKRLGCSLHFKDSGEIESFLLYIMQNTLSYRLTYEIFFENIDSAVQFAQENYTSESTIWRIIRDFREILQHYDLDIQKGSFQLTGNEYQIRKFAHSTIWNLFKGKQWPFSQVSVHRVDEIINHVEAFFKVELSALKRQSMAYFVAICLTRNQNGHSVSLSREVRENTENNEFFQEFFEYLQEPFEGSGWTKEEAAYMFSAALTVDDYYSNLEIERRIYQFHETNNTALYQSIVSLRKAAKEHLDNIELSEGEVKYLTAYAFSSHMFCQMFRGFEFSNTRYNYWNRIQLKYPVLINELTRLIDSLAEQTKDDIFLQKNFLIPRYILMYAFIGRLPQLEKKITIVLITNLPILEEERVIIRLGEAYKNDYNLEIKRESEIQGSEYQLVVSTSKVPQEKIGKVPNLIFNTELTKVDYAELDKVLWKIVQER; this comes from the coding sequence ATGATTAAAAATAATTTAGGACTGATGCTTTTTGATAAAGAAGCCAGAACCAAAATCCAATTGATCAGTCAATTTGATCGAACGAAGCAATGGTGGACGATGGAAGAACTTATAGAAGAAACTGGAATGACCAAACGTACGATTGAAAAATATCTGCTCCTGATTCAAGAGGAATTGACCAAGTTTGATCCAACAGGTCAATCACAATTGGTTTACGATAAACGATTAGGTTGTTCTCTTCATTTTAAGGATTCCGGCGAGATTGAATCTTTTTTGTTATATATTATGCAAAACACATTAAGCTATCGGTTGACCTATGAGATATTTTTCGAAAATATTGATTCAGCTGTTCAGTTTGCACAGGAAAATTATACAAGTGAATCAACGATTTGGCGGATAATCAGAGATTTTAGAGAAATTCTTCAACACTATGATTTGGATATTCAAAAGGGCAGCTTCCAGTTGACTGGTAATGAATATCAAATCAGGAAGTTTGCCCACTCAACGATTTGGAATTTATTTAAAGGGAAGCAATGGCCATTTTCCCAAGTATCCGTCCATCGTGTAGATGAGATTATCAATCATGTAGAAGCTTTTTTTAAAGTTGAATTATCCGCCCTAAAGCGTCAGAGTATGGCTTATTTTGTTGCAATCTGTCTAACAAGAAATCAAAATGGGCATTCTGTGTCGCTTTCAAGAGAGGTAAGGGAAAACACAGAGAATAATGAATTTTTTCAAGAATTTTTTGAGTATCTTCAAGAACCCTTTGAAGGAAGTGGTTGGACAAAGGAAGAAGCGGCGTATATGTTTTCAGCAGCTTTGACAGTAGATGATTACTATTCCAATCTAGAAATCGAGCGAAGGATTTATCAATTCCATGAAACAAATAATACTGCGCTATATCAATCTATCGTCAGTTTGAGAAAAGCGGCGAAAGAGCATCTAGATAATATAGAACTTTCAGAAGGAGAAGTGAAGTATTTGACTGCTTATGCTTTTAGTTCCCATATGTTTTGTCAGATGTTTAGAGGATTTGAGTTCAGTAATACCAGATATAACTATTGGAATCGTATACAGCTTAAGTATCCTGTTTTGATCAATGAGCTGACCCGTTTAATTGATTCACTGGCTGAGCAAACGAAAGATGATATATTTTTACAAAAAAATTTCTTGATTCCGCGTTATATTTTAATGTATGCATTCATTGGACGATTACCGCAACTCGAAAAAAAGATCACGATCGTACTGATTACAAATTTACCCATTTTAGAAGAAGAGCGTGTGATAATTCGTTTAGGAGAAGCATATAAAAATGATTATAATTTAGAGATTAAAAGAGAGTCAGAGATACAAGGATCAGAATATCAGCTAGTCGTATCAACGAGCAAAGTTCCGCAGGAAAAAATTGGAAAGGTTCCTAATCTGATTTTTAATACGGAGCTGACGAAAGTTGACTATGCAGAACTTGATAAAGTACTATGGAAAATTGTTCAGGAACGCTAA
- a CDS encoding coiled-coil domain-containing protein — translation MKKSLLSALMVCSVTLTTVALPLAAVADDYDTKIEQQDNIINDLKTKESQAAAKLAEIESDMLETATKIDELTAKKKTLKDEITKLYNEISDLNVRIQKREVQMRNQARDVQVSGSSNSYFDVILNSESIADAISRVQGITTLVNANNDLLEQQTNDKEDVEKKSKKVETQISVLETSTKELNTKQASLDTLKLEQEIAKNELEAQRTTEENKKSEYVEQKAAAQKKLEQEQARIAKEQEAQRKAEAEAAVKLAEAQAANPGLVKTNVVESNGTTTEAPSTPVSETPTGNTNSIGSGKVSEAKKKAAQIALSSVGQTNPTGWGQSGECIVAVQNWLNAAGIRFTPGGPHSGYTQSGAVQVSWSDVQVGDVVQYENALSPDSWLDGVHTVLVVGVKGDQVQIVESNNPAGSGYVSTTTGWTPSPYAANFRAVVWRFPG, via the coding sequence GTGAAAAAAAGTCTATTATCAGCATTGATGGTTTGTTCAGTCACTCTTACAACAGTTGCTTTACCACTTGCAGCAGTTGCCGACGATTATGATACAAAGATCGAACAACAAGATAACATCATCAATGACCTAAAAACAAAAGAATCACAAGCAGCAGCTAAGCTAGCAGAGATCGAGTCAGATATGCTAGAAACAGCGACAAAGATCGATGAGCTGACAGCTAAGAAAAAAACATTAAAAGATGAAATCACAAAATTATACAACGAAATCTCTGATTTAAATGTACGTATCCAAAAAAGAGAAGTTCAAATGCGTAACCAAGCGCGTGACGTTCAGGTTAGTGGATCGAGCAATAGCTATTTTGATGTGATCCTTAACTCAGAATCCATCGCAGATGCAATCAGCCGCGTTCAAGGGATTACGACATTAGTCAATGCGAATAATGATTTATTAGAACAACAAACAAATGATAAAGAAGATGTGGAGAAGAAATCTAAAAAGGTTGAAACTCAAATTTCTGTTTTAGAAACATCGACTAAAGAGTTGAATACAAAGCAGGCATCTTTAGATACGCTAAAATTAGAACAAGAAATTGCTAAAAATGAGTTGGAAGCACAACGTACAACTGAAGAAAATAAAAAATCAGAATACGTTGAACAAAAAGCAGCAGCTCAGAAAAAATTAGAACAAGAACAAGCAAGAATAGCAAAAGAACAAGAAGCACAAAGAAAAGCAGAGGCAGAAGCAGCTGTTAAGTTAGCGGAAGCACAAGCTGCTAACCCAGGTCTTGTTAAAACAAACGTTGTAGAGAGCAATGGTACAACAACCGAAGCACCATCTACACCAGTTTCTGAAACGCCGACTGGAAATACAAATAGTATCGGTAGCGGTAAAGTATCAGAAGCGAAGAAAAAAGCAGCACAAATTGCCTTGAGTTCAGTTGGTCAAACAAATCCGACGGGTTGGGGACAAAGCGGTGAATGTATCGTTGCTGTTCAAAACTGGCTGAATGCTGCTGGAATCAGATTTACACCAGGAGGACCTCATAGCGGATATACTCAATCTGGTGCGGTTCAAGTATCTTGGTCTGATGTTCAAGTAGGTGACGTTGTCCAATATGAAAATGCCCTTAGTCCTGATTCATGGCTAGACGGTGTTCATACAGTTCTAGTTGTAGGGGTCAAAGGAGACCAAGTTCAAATCGTTGAGTCAAATAATCCGGCAGGCTCTGGATATGTTTCAACAACGACTGGCTGGACACCTAGCCCGTATGCAGCAAACTTTAGAGCTGTCGTATGGCGTTTTCCAGGCTAA
- a CDS encoding coiled-coil domain-containing protein yields MKKSLLPLLMICSLTLSAVALPAISNADEVDSKIQQKDQTISGLKSQEADAQNQLASVQNEVASINEKAQTLIAEQGKLRSTSTKLEKEITQLTKRIDKREKAIQNQARDVQVNGNSTSYMDAILNAKSVSDAITRVTAMSTIVNANNDLVKQQQEDKKAVETKKTENEQKLQDLQDNQVALEAQKGDLVKAEAELNVLQTTLAAERATAEDQKAGLEKEKADAIAERARIAEQEKVVAANAKKAAEEAAVAKETTPSTTTASSTEQSTTGSTENQTTPSTDNGNSGNVTPTPDPTPTPDPVPTPTPADPDPVLPPSTGGSAISVAAAQVGKPYVWGAKGPNSFDCSGLVYYAFMQSTGRNVGGYTVAQESAGTRISVGEAQAGDLYFWGSPGASYHVAIATGGGGYIHAGNESTGVEYSNVGSFTPSFAVRM; encoded by the coding sequence GTGAAGAAAAGCTTATTACCATTACTAATGATTTGCTCATTAACCCTTTCAGCTGTAGCATTACCAGCAATTTCTAATGCAGATGAAGTGGATTCAAAGATTCAACAAAAAGATCAAACAATTAGCGGATTAAAATCTCAAGAAGCTGACGCTCAAAATCAATTAGCATCTGTACAAAACGAAGTGGCTTCTATTAATGAAAAAGCACAAACTTTAATTGCTGAACAAGGCAAATTAAGAAGCACATCTACAAAATTAGAAAAAGAAATCACGCAATTAACAAAGCGTATCGACAAACGTGAAAAAGCGATCCAAAACCAAGCTCGTGACGTGCAAGTCAACGGAAACAGCACTAGCTACATGGATGCGATCTTAAATGCAAAATCAGTTTCAGATGCGATCACTCGTGTAACAGCGATGTCTACGATCGTTAATGCAAACAACGACTTAGTGAAACAACAACAAGAAGATAAAAAAGCCGTTGAAACAAAGAAAACTGAAAACGAACAAAAATTACAAGATTTACAAGATAACCAAGTAGCTCTTGAAGCTCAAAAAGGTGATTTAGTAAAAGCTGAAGCTGAGTTGAACGTATTACAAACAACTTTAGCTGCAGAAAGAGCAACAGCTGAAGACCAAAAAGCTGGCTTAGAAAAAGAAAAAGCAGATGCGATCGCAGAACGTGCACGTATTGCTGAACAAGAAAAAGTAGTTGCAGCGAATGCGAAGAAAGCAGCTGAAGAAGCGGCCGTAGCAAAAGAAACAACGCCAAGCACTACTACAGCATCATCAACTGAACAATCTACAACAGGTTCAACAGAAAATCAAACAACACCAAGTACAGATAATGGTAACAGTGGGAATGTAACACCAACACCAGATCCAACTCCTACACCGGATCCAGTGCCTACACCTACTCCAGCAGATCCAGATCCTGTATTGCCTCCATCAACTGGCGGTTCTGCAATCTCAGTCGCAGCTGCACAAGTAGGTAAACCATATGTATGGGGTGCTAAAGGACCAAACAGCTTTGACTGTTCAGGACTTGTCTACTATGCATTTATGCAATCAACTGGCCGTAATGTTGGTGGATATACTGTAGCACAAGAAAGTGCTGGTACACGCATTTCTGTAGGTGAAGCTCAAGCAGGAGATTTATACTTCTGGGGTAGCCCAGGTGCTTCTTACCACGTAGCGATTGCTACAGGTGGCGGCGGTTATATCCATGCTGGTAACGAAAGTACAGGCGTTGAATACAGCAACGTTGGTTCATTCACACCAAGCTTTGCAGTACGTATGTAA
- a CDS encoding VanZ family protein has protein sequence MKKQLKNSNLYIALAFLIMAILFFSSSQTYEQQSQVGLLDNVLSSKPFATQLKGISFSYAGSEVSIKAMGYAKFIEFFIRKGAHFGTYFLLGGSWFIGLNMKLKQPILVGIVSWLAATGYAGLDEYHQMLTGGRSPLFQDVMLDSFGALSAVCLCLLVLGIKRLSKKR, from the coding sequence TTGAAAAAACAACTAAAAAATAGCAATCTGTACATAGCTTTAGCATTTTTGATTATGGCCATCTTGTTTTTTAGCTCGTCACAGACTTATGAACAGCAATCTCAAGTGGGGCTATTGGATAATGTATTGAGCAGTAAGCCGTTCGCAACACAATTAAAAGGAATTTCATTTAGCTATGCAGGCAGTGAAGTTAGTATTAAAGCGATGGGCTATGCTAAATTTATTGAATTTTTTATTCGTAAAGGCGCACATTTTGGGACGTACTTTCTATTAGGTGGAAGCTGGTTTATTGGTTTGAATATGAAGCTAAAACAGCCAATTCTAGTTGGTATTGTTTCTTGGTTGGCTGCAACAGGCTATGCTGGATTGGATGAATACCACCAAATGCTGACAGGTGGACGTAGTCCCCTGTTTCAAGATGTCATGCTGGATTCTTTTGGTGCCTTGAGTGCGGTGTGCTTGTGTTTGCTTGTTTTGGGCATTAAGCGTTTATCGAAAAAAAGATAG